Genomic DNA from Scatophagus argus isolate fScaArg1 chromosome 15, fScaArg1.pri, whole genome shotgun sequence:
TTTGGTCTATGTTCTGTTGACCTGGGCGACCAGGCGCCGGGCCACCGCCAAGATCACCAGGCGCACTAAAAAGAGAACTGGCACCTCACAAAGAAACGACCCCATGAGCTGCCAGATGGGCCTCTACAGGAGCACTTTTCTGAGTGTCTACCGGCAGCCCTCTTTGGAGCCAGTGGGCCCTCTGGGGAGCAAGCCCGGCTTCGAGACCTCCACCTTTCGCCCATTGCCAAAGAGAAGCAGGGCTGGCCTGGACATGGGAGAGGACACTCAGGTCACCATGCCAGAGGACACAGCAGCTTCCAACTCGTTGGATTCAGTGTCCCTTGTGTCGAACAAGAGACATTCCTTCTGGCTGGGCAGCAATGGACTTAAAGGTTTCCTCCCCTCACAGACTCCTCCTCCTGAATACAACAGTGTCATCCATGCCTTTGAAGAGACGTGCACCTGAATACGCCTGCATAAGCATGACAAGAC
This window encodes:
- the myct1b gene encoding myc target protein 1 homolog, producing the protein MAHNETHPFLEILKSFNLGDMILAFCLSMLVGLLLGALVYVLLTWATRRRATAKITRRTKKRTGTSQRNDPMSCQMGLYRSTFLSVYRQPSLEPVGPLGSKPGFETSTFRPLPKRSRAGLDMGEDTQVTMPEDTAASNSLDSVSLVSNKRHSFWLGSNGLKGFLPSQTPPPEYNSVIHAFEETCT